A genomic window from Tolypothrix sp. PCC 7910 includes:
- a CDS encoding glycoside hydrolase family 10 protein: MKNQEKRVTKLQLQIKKAGFFIFNLQFLLLNSLGILPAIAADEEPVLSIVYSQENSNQWSTITNRLQAAGVNYCVIPLADVRSATDWGDRKVLFLPNIETITPAQTIALEEWMSKGGRLIASGPVGSLSAPGVRQLLRSLVGGFWGFSLSEKQELQPAKTKLPEDWINQGAMFGQVHGGVILPDSVSTPAAVWNSNDNQAAVVTTDRSTLLGWRWGVDAVAGAELDNAWLKAAIARYMKLPPSASRKVEGGSPTCSTSTVAKSTTPSPLPPVITSAIQPVVKPPIINAPNPQTKTPPKAIATAPQPRQLVNVTPQNSREPIDALEDTVRLDVVPNSNAPISSGDAIALQQELENLIGRVESSNLAAATNGNNEDIASNTEGLKVDRSNLIASRSGVQLPETAVAITQAREIAKNIPVLVAQKNYALARQQWLTAKASLWKQFPLNRRLAQPEIRSVWLDRGTIVRAGSEQGLAQIFDRLAQSGINTVFFETLNASYTIYPSQVAPQQNPLVRGWDPLASAVKLAHARNMELHAWVWAFAAGNQRHNEIINAKPDYPGPVLAANPDWANYDNRGNMIPIGQTKPFFDPANPQLRQYLLRLYEEIVTRYQVDGLQLDYIRYPFQDPAAGRSYGYGKAAREQFQQLTGVDPTKISPSDRDLWQKWTEFRTAQVDSFVAQVSQQLRQKRSNLTISVAVFPLPEIERIHKLQQHWEVWARRGDIDLIVPMTYALDTPRFQRLAQPWISSTQLGATLLVPGIRLLSLPTVGAFDQLQLVRDLPVSGYALFAVDNLNNEFHKIFSNTQGKAQPTSTEPIPHRQPFQAAAVRYNALQREWKFVLQNDQMRMPATTIVEFNNQAQVLQTALSQLAASPSASKFINAKAALGQFQSQYRTWMRQEAIENPYQVKVWENRLATIERLLRYGERRLQSRP; encoded by the coding sequence GTGAAGAATCAGGAAAAGCGTGTTACCAAATTACAGTTACAAATAAAAAAAGCCGGATTCTTCATTTTTAATCTGCAATTTTTACTATTAAATAGTTTAGGTATTTTACCAGCAATTGCCGCAGATGAAGAACCAGTATTGAGCATAGTTTATAGTCAAGAAAATAGTAATCAATGGTCAACCATTACTAATCGCTTGCAAGCGGCTGGAGTGAACTATTGTGTGATACCCCTAGCGGATGTGCGAAGTGCGACAGATTGGGGCGATCGCAAGGTGTTATTTTTGCCCAACATTGAGACAATAACACCAGCACAAACAATCGCCTTAGAAGAATGGATGAGCAAAGGCGGGCGTTTAATTGCTAGCGGACCTGTAGGAAGTTTGTCAGCGCCAGGAGTGCGTCAGTTGTTGCGGAGTCTTGTAGGTGGTTTTTGGGGATTTAGCTTGAGTGAAAAGCAAGAGCTACAACCAGCAAAAACCAAGCTACCAGAAGACTGGATTAACCAAGGGGCGATGTTTGGTCAAGTACATGGTGGCGTAATCTTACCTGATAGCGTCAGTACACCTGCGGCAGTGTGGAATAGTAATGATAATCAAGCAGCTGTGGTCACTACTGACCGTTCCACTTTGTTAGGCTGGCGCTGGGGCGTAGATGCAGTTGCAGGTGCGGAGTTAGATAACGCTTGGTTAAAAGCCGCGATCGCGCGTTATATGAAACTACCACCCAGCGCTAGTAGAAAGGTCGAAGGTGGTTCACCAACTTGTTCTACTTCCACAGTGGCGAAATCCACAACACCCTCGCCATTACCACCAGTTATTACCAGTGCGATTCAACCAGTTGTCAAACCGCCAATTATTAATGCGCCAAACCCACAAACTAAAACGCCACCAAAAGCGATCGCCACTGCTCCCCAACCTAGACAATTAGTGAATGTCACACCTCAGAATTCACGGGAGCCGATTGACGCATTAGAAGACACAGTGCGGTTGGATGTAGTACCCAACTCGAATGCGCCAATTAGTAGCGGTGATGCGATCGCTCTCCAGCAGGAGTTAGAAAATCTCATTGGACGCGTCGAAAGTTCCAATCTAGCGGCTGCTACTAATGGTAATAATGAAGATATCGCTAGCAATACCGAAGGGCTGAAGGTAGACCGCTCCAACTTGATCGCCAGTCGGTCTGGTGTACAACTACCAGAAACAGCCGTAGCAATTACTCAAGCTAGAGAAATTGCCAAAAACATACCCGTGTTGGTGGCGCAAAAAAATTATGCTTTAGCGCGTCAGCAGTGGCTCACAGCCAAGGCGAGTTTATGGAAGCAGTTTCCCCTCAACCGTAGATTGGCTCAACCAGAAATTCGCTCAGTTTGGTTAGACAGGGGGACAATTGTCCGTGCTGGTAGTGAGCAAGGGCTGGCGCAAATTTTTGATCGCTTGGCACAATCTGGAATTAACACAGTATTTTTTGAAACCCTCAACGCCAGTTATACAATATATCCCAGCCAAGTTGCACCCCAACAAAATCCCTTAGTTCGCGGTTGGGACCCCTTAGCCTCAGCCGTAAAATTAGCCCATGCGAGAAATATGGAATTACACGCTTGGGTTTGGGCTTTTGCAGCAGGTAATCAGCGTCACAATGAAATTATTAACGCCAAGCCAGATTATCCCGGGCCAGTATTAGCTGCTAACCCAGATTGGGCAAACTACGATAATCGTGGCAACATGATTCCTATCGGTCAAACCAAGCCATTTTTTGACCCAGCAAATCCCCAATTGCGGCAATATTTACTCAGGCTGTATGAAGAAATTGTCACACGCTATCAAGTTGACGGTCTTCAGTTAGATTACATTCGCTATCCCTTCCAAGACCCCGCCGCCGGGAGAAGTTATGGTTATGGGAAAGCTGCTAGAGAGCAATTTCAGCAACTTACAGGGGTAGATCCCACAAAAATTTCCCCCAGCGATCGCGATTTATGGCAAAAGTGGACAGAATTCCGTACCGCACAAGTTGATAGTTTTGTCGCCCAAGTTTCCCAACAACTGCGACAAAAGCGCTCTAATTTAACTATCTCCGTAGCTGTATTTCCCTTACCAGAAATAGAACGCATTCACAAGCTGCAACAGCACTGGGAAGTTTGGGCTAGGCGCGGAGATATCGATTTAATTGTGCCTATGACTTATGCTTTGGATACTCCTCGCTTCCAACGACTAGCACAACCTTGGATTTCTTCTACACAATTAGGCGCAACCTTATTAGTACCGGGAATTCGGCTGCTTTCCTTACCAACGGTGGGTGCATTCGATCAACTGCAATTGGTGAGGGATTTACCTGTTAGCGGTTATGCACTTTTTGCTGTCGATAATTTGAACAACGAGTTCCACAAAATCTTTAGTAATACTCAAGGTAAAGCACAACCCACCAGCACTGAACCTATTCCCCATCGTCAACCTTTTCAAGCAGCTGCTGTGCGTTATAACGCTTTACAACGAGAATGGAAATTTGTCTTGCAAAACGATCAAATGCGAATGCCAGCAACTACAATTGTTGAGTTTAATAATCAAGCACAAGTTTTACAAACAGCTTTATCTCAACTAGCAGCCTCACCTTCTGCTAGTAAGTTCATCAACGCCAAAGCTGCACTCGGTCAATTCCAATCTCAATATCGAACCTGGATGCGCCAAGAAGCAATAGAGAATCCCTATCAAGTCAAAGTCTGGGAAAATCGTCTCGCTACGATTGAGCGTTTATTGCGTTACGGCGAAAGGCGCTTGCAGTCTCGTCCTTAG
- a CDS encoding PAS domain S-box protein, whose amino-acid sequence MQTVPQLMWLRDLKSMLDFQPLTVGPETLVLDAIALMANQGKSLLVGSATDIIGGFSQKNVVNLVASGVDFKTTKISEVMHTPIIKLKLSEVNDLPTLLCQLRQSHLDLLPVVDDDDRLLGTITLDNICQALEQQPQPATDQCDPIQKQLWLLDSVIASANDAIVITEVGSLNEPDPRIVYANTAFTRMCGYSLGEIVGKTPRILQGEQTSQTELAKIRTALQTGSAIKTELLNYKKDGTPYWIEMNIYPIRDEGGTIIYFAAIQRDITTRKRDEAALQQTAELFQQLTENIPQVLFVRDAKQEKIYYVSPAYTKIWGVNSDRLYENPQEYLDLIHPQDRDRIIAARENLLLGESFNAEYRIIRPDGELRWIASKTFPIKNEFGEIYRIVGIAEDITILKQVQADLSQTNAELEKRVLKRTIALEEINQQLMSEILERQTIEEQLRESEQRYQTIATISPVGIYRTDASGNCHYVNEQWCNMTGMTQNQAVGRGWIAALHPEDRERVQTEWLQSVDQNQPFRSEYRYKRPDGSEIWVFGQAVTERNETGEIIAYVGTVTDISEQQAALRDRQLAIQALRESEERFRNLVETSSDLVWEVDENALYTYVSPKIQDILGYKPEEVLGNSPLDFMPLPHRKMLAETFAAVFLTPQTFQCLENIQMHQDGHLVVLETSAVPVFDTQGKFIGYRGISRDVTQRHQAEASLRETQKQLQAILDHSSALIYVVDIHHRFLLINSQYEKLFNVTQVEVVGKSIYDIWDNETADNFAVNNRQVITNGVPIEVEEAVPQSDGLHTYLSSKFPLKDNNGNIYAVCGISTDITERKLVEESLLSFRKAIESTSDGVAIVDITGKGIYFNPAFLNLYEYTQAELQAPGGLAAIFQQPQDREELYQTLVQGNSWHKELTMRSRSGRTLQVYLRADAIKDATGKVLGIVCNHTDITQRQLVEAGLRLRDRAIAASSNGIIIADASIPNGPIIYVNSAFERMTGYTATAVIGQNFNLFHNNENQAQLKQLNAAMQAGEDCTVILRNYRQDGEIFWTKLNISPVYDIAGTLTHYIGIQTDITERKQAETALLLSQQRLQYLLASTPAVIYSCKVSGDFGATFISENVKAMMGYEPREFLEDSSFWASRIHPDDVSDVFAQISQVFTQGYHTYEYRFLHKDGNYRWVYDQVHAIQDEAGNFVELVGYWADITERKQLEQELITALEKEIELNELKSRFITMTSHEFRTPLSTILSSSELLEHYRHKWTDEKQLIHIHRIQTSVHRMTEMLNDILFIGKAEAGILEYHPTSFDLVAYCHKLVAEVQLDHHNQHRISFHSQAEFIECYIDEKLLKHILSNLLTNAIIYSPDDRNVNFTLTCQNGRAIFEIQDQGIGIPETDLPHLFASFHRASNVGNIIGTGLGLAIVKKCVDIHQGEIFVTTQLGVGTTFTVTLPIGKHHELLTSE is encoded by the coding sequence ATGCAAACCGTACCTCAACTGATGTGGCTAAGAGACTTAAAGTCAATGCTTGACTTTCAGCCGTTGACGGTTGGGCCGGAAACATTGGTGTTAGATGCGATCGCTCTCATGGCAAATCAAGGTAAAAGCCTGTTAGTTGGCTCGGCTACCGATATTATCGGTGGGTTTAGCCAAAAAAATGTAGTGAATTTGGTAGCTTCTGGGGTAGATTTCAAAACCACTAAGATTTCAGAGGTGATGCATACTCCCATCATCAAGCTCAAGCTATCTGAGGTTAACGATCTACCAACGCTGCTTTGTCAATTACGCCAATCTCATTTGGATTTACTACCAGTTGTCGATGACGATGATAGACTGCTTGGTACAATCACATTAGATAATATTTGTCAAGCGTTAGAGCAACAGCCCCAGCCAGCCACAGATCAATGCGATCCCATTCAGAAACAATTATGGTTGTTAGATTCGGTAATAGCTAGTGCTAACGATGCCATTGTGATTACAGAAGTAGGCTCACTAAATGAACCAGACCCGCGAATAGTTTATGCGAACACAGCCTTTACCCGGATGTGCGGCTACAGCTTGGGTGAAATTGTGGGCAAAACACCCCGGATTTTACAGGGTGAGCAAACTTCTCAGACAGAACTGGCAAAAATCCGCACAGCACTGCAAACAGGATCGGCAATTAAGACAGAATTACTCAACTATAAAAAGGATGGTACTCCCTACTGGATAGAGATGAACATCTATCCCATTAGAGATGAAGGCGGAACAATCATTTATTTTGCCGCCATCCAGCGAGACATTACCACACGCAAACGTGATGAAGCTGCTCTGCAACAAACAGCGGAATTATTTCAACAACTTACAGAAAATATTCCGCAAGTATTATTTGTGCGGGATGCAAAACAAGAAAAAATTTATTATGTCAGTCCCGCTTACACAAAAATTTGGGGCGTAAACAGCGATCGCCTGTATGAAAACCCCCAAGAATATCTTGATTTGATCCATCCCCAAGACCGCGATCGCATTATTGCAGCAAGAGAAAATCTTTTATTAGGTGAGTCTTTCAACGCAGAATATCGTATTATTCGCCCTGATGGTGAATTGCGTTGGATTGCCAGTAAAACTTTCCCCATTAAAAATGAATTCGGAGAGATTTATCGCATTGTAGGCATTGCCGAAGATATTACCATACTCAAGCAAGTTCAAGCAGATTTAAGTCAAACAAACGCAGAGCTAGAAAAGCGAGTATTAAAGCGCACTATTGCTTTAGAAGAAATCAACCAACAGCTCATGTCTGAAATTTTGGAGCGCCAAACTATCGAAGAGCAATTGCGAGAGAGCGAACAGCGTTATCAAACTATTGCCACTATCTCACCTGTAGGCATTTATCGCACAGATGCATCGGGAAATTGCCACTATGTCAACGAACAGTGGTGCAACATGACGGGAATGACACAAAACCAAGCCGTAGGAAGAGGCTGGATAGCAGCTCTTCACCCTGAAGATAGAGAAAGGGTACAGACAGAATGGTTGCAATCTGTAGACCAAAACCAGCCCTTTCGTTCAGAATATCGGTATAAGCGTCCAGATGGTAGTGAAATCTGGGTTTTTGGTCAAGCCGTTACCGAACGCAACGAAACAGGGGAAATCATTGCTTATGTAGGGACAGTCACCGACATCAGCGAACAGCAAGCAGCACTGCGCGATCGCCAACTCGCCATCCAAGCACTTAGAGAAAGCGAAGAACGTTTCCGCAACTTAGTAGAAACCAGTAGCGATTTAGTCTGGGAAGTGGATGAAAACGCACTTTATACTTACGTTAGTCCGAAAATTCAGGATATTTTGGGTTATAAACCAGAGGAAGTACTCGGTAACAGCCCCCTTGACTTTATGCCCTTGCCTCATAGAAAAATGTTGGCAGAGACTTTTGCAGCAGTTTTCCTGACACCACAAACGTTTCAATGTCTGGAGAACATCCAGATGCATCAAGATGGCCATTTAGTTGTGCTAGAAACTAGTGCTGTGCCTGTATTTGATACCCAAGGTAAATTCATTGGTTATCGGGGGATAAGTCGTGATGTTACCCAACGCCACCAAGCAGAAGCATCCTTAAGGGAGACACAAAAGCAGCTACAGGCAATTTTAGATCATTCCTCAGCATTAATTTATGTAGTAGATATTCATCATCGATTCCTACTGATCAATAGCCAGTATGAAAAATTATTTAATGTAACGCAAGTAGAGGTTGTAGGCAAAAGCATTTACGATATTTGGGATAATGAGACTGCCGATAACTTTGCAGTCAACAACCGCCAAGTAATTACCAATGGTGTCCCCATAGAAGTAGAGGAAGCTGTTCCCCAAAGCGATGGCTTGCATACTTATTTATCGAGCAAGTTTCCTTTAAAAGATAACAATGGCAATATCTATGCTGTTTGTGGCATTTCTACAGATATTACTGAACGTAAATTAGTTGAGGAATCACTACTCAGCTTTCGCAAGGCAATAGAAAGCACGAGTGATGGCGTTGCTATTGTGGATATCACAGGTAAAGGTATTTACTTTAATCCAGCATTTCTCAATTTATATGAATATACCCAAGCGGAATTACAAGCACCAGGCGGGTTGGCCGCGATTTTTCAACAGCCACAAGATCGTGAGGAATTATATCAGACACTTGTGCAAGGCAATTCCTGGCATAAAGAATTAACCATGCGATCGCGCAGTGGTCGCACCTTACAAGTATATCTGCGCGCAGATGCCATTAAAGATGCGACTGGCAAGGTCTTAGGAATAGTCTGCAACCATACTGATATTACCCAACGCCAGCTAGTAGAGGCAGGTTTACGACTTCGCGATCGCGCGATCGCAGCTAGTAGTAATGGGATTATTATTGCTGATGCCAGTATACCCAACGGGCCCATTATCTATGTTAATTCTGCCTTTGAGCGGATGACTGGATATACTGCGACAGCAGTGATTGGGCAAAACTTTAATTTATTCCACAACAATGAAAATCAAGCACAATTAAAACAACTGAATGCCGCAATGCAAGCAGGTGAAGACTGCACCGTTATTCTGCGTAACTATCGTCAAGATGGCGAAATTTTTTGGACTAAGCTCAACATTTCTCCTGTTTATGACATTGCAGGGACACTTACTCACTATATTGGCATTCAAACAGATATCACTGAACGCAAACAAGCAGAAACAGCACTACTTCTTAGCCAACAAAGACTGCAATACTTACTAGCTTCAACCCCAGCTGTAATTTATAGCTGCAAAGTCTCCGGAGATTTTGGCGCAACTTTTATCAGCGAAAATGTCAAAGCCATGATGGGATATGAACCCAGAGAATTCCTCGAAGATTCTAGTTTTTGGGCTAGTCGTATCCACCCAGACGATGTATCAGATGTTTTTGCTCAAATATCGCAGGTTTTTACTCAGGGATATCATACCTATGAGTACCGTTTTTTACACAAAGATGGTAATTATCGTTGGGTTTATGATCAAGTCCATGCCATCCAAGATGAAGCTGGTAACTTTGTGGAACTTGTCGGTTATTGGGCAGATATTACAGAACGTAAACAATTAGAACAGGAGTTAATAACAGCACTGGAGAAAGAAATAGAACTCAACGAACTCAAATCTCGGTTTATCACCATGACTTCTCATGAGTTCCGCACACCGTTGAGTACCATTCTCTCTTCTTCAGAGTTACTAGAACACTACCGCCACAAATGGACAGACGAAAAACAACTCATTCACATTCACCGTATCCAAACTTCTGTCCATCGCATGACAGAAATGTTGAATGATATTTTGTTTATTGGCAAAGCCGAAGCGGGAATACTAGAATATCACCCAACATCTTTTGATTTAGTAGCATACTGCCATAAATTAGTTGCAGAAGTTCAACTAGATCATCACAACCAACACCGCATTTCTTTTCACAGCCAAGCTGAATTTATAGAATGTTACATAGATGAGAAATTACTAAAACATATTCTTAGTAATTTGCTCACCAATGCCATCATATATTCCCCAGATGATCGCAATGTCAATTTCACTCTGACTTGTCAAAATGGTCGAGCAATCTTTGAAATTCAAGACCAGGGAATAGGCATTCCAGAAACAGACCTACCGCATCTCTTTGCATCTTTTCATCGAGCTAGTAATGTAGGTAATATCATCGGTACTGGATTAGGGCTAGCAATTGTGAAAAAATGTGTTGATATCCATCAGGGTGAAATCTTTGTCACTACTCAACTAGGAGTTGGGACAACGTTCACAGTAACTCTCCCAATTGGTAAGCATCATGAATTACTAACATCAGAGTAA
- a CDS encoding EAL domain-containing response regulator codes for MTKILVIEDEELVRENLLDLLDAEDFDTIAAANGKIGINLAFAEIPDLILCDMMMPEVDGYGVLTTLRQDPLTATIPFIFLTAKSAKADFRQGMDMGADDYLTKPFTRAELLSAIVNRLEKQAALKKHLLSTQTANMALSPKMQLLESYLQQVVKAEKFSEFELYYQPIVDIASGKIIAAESLLYWESPELGLVPPLEFLQLAESTGLILPIEQWIITNVCSQIKSWQYNLDFMPLSINVNVSGSQFYHPDFISTISELLASKKVASQHLEIELSESTLMQDTTNAIAILGKLFSLGVKISLDDFGIGSSSLVNLKELPINTLKIGRYFIHNIDSNLQKSALTTAVIEMAHKLNIRVIAEGVDTEAELDFLRQSNCDAMQGFLLSRPLPAAELENFF; via the coding sequence ATGACTAAAATTTTAGTAATTGAAGATGAAGAACTAGTACGGGAAAATCTATTAGATTTACTTGATGCTGAAGATTTTGATACCATTGCTGCGGCTAATGGCAAAATCGGGATAAATTTAGCCTTTGCGGAAATTCCTGATTTAATTTTGTGTGACATGATGATGCCAGAAGTTGATGGTTATGGCGTATTAACTACATTACGTCAAGACCCATTAACGGCAACAATTCCCTTTATTTTCTTGACGGCTAAATCTGCAAAAGCCGATTTTCGTCAAGGTATGGATATGGGCGCAGATGACTACTTGACAAAGCCTTTCACCCGCGCTGAATTATTAAGCGCTATTGTTAATCGCCTAGAAAAACAAGCTGCTTTAAAAAAGCACTTATTGTCCACACAAACTGCAAATATGGCATTATCGCCAAAGATGCAGTTACTAGAAAGTTACTTACAACAAGTAGTTAAAGCGGAAAAATTTTCGGAATTCGAGTTGTATTATCAACCAATAGTAGATATCGCTTCCGGAAAAATTATTGCCGCCGAAAGCCTATTGTATTGGGAAAGCCCAGAATTAGGTTTAGTTCCGCCTTTAGAGTTCCTACAATTAGCCGAATCTACAGGTTTAATTCTGCCAATTGAACAATGGATTATAACCAACGTCTGCTCTCAAATCAAAAGTTGGCAATATAATCTTGACTTTATGCCCTTGAGTATCAATGTCAATGTATCTGGAAGTCAATTTTATCATCCAGATTTTATCTCAACGATATCTGAACTTTTAGCCAGCAAGAAAGTCGCATCCCAGCACCTGGAAATCGAACTGAGTGAAAGCACTCTCATGCAAGACACCACTAATGCGATCGCTATTCTAGGGAAATTATTTTCTTTAGGTGTAAAAATCAGTCTTGATGATTTTGGTATTGGCTCTTCTTCTTTAGTTAATTTGAAAGAGTTACCTATTAATACCTTAAAAATCGGCCGATATTTTATTCATAATATTGACTCGAATCTACAGAAATCAGCCTTAACTACAGCCGTAATTGAAATGGCTCATAAGCTAAATATACGGGTAATCGCTGAAGGTGTAGATACAGAAGCCGAACTAGATTTCTTACGTCAATCTAATTGTGATGCGATGCAAGGATTTCTCTTAAGTCGTCCATTACCAGCAGCTGAATT